In a genomic window of Pelecanus crispus isolate bPelCri1 chromosome 1, bPelCri1.pri, whole genome shotgun sequence:
- the LOC104032004 gene encoding LOW QUALITY PROTEIN: cytokine receptor common subunit beta-like (The sequence of the model RefSeq protein was modified relative to this genomic sequence to represent the inferred CDS: substituted 2 bases at 2 genomic stop codons), with protein sequence MIMKEIFILLTNLYLVFSVQAFRETIPMKSLSCYNDYNSQLTCTWMEHSEAHALVGMILYQRADMITENKEMLCKHQAENDSHEAPDSYVHWVCHNTAEYFGIGVDDIYSFKPNKMLQAELNVDLFQNVQTLPPQNFSVSLTRSGGFLLTWKAAEGSQGLGNALEYEVTYKREWESWEKAASLLLSNTTRCHLSREDLVPGSTYVARVRARPEQASGFPGQYSEWSTEVSWETPEGGLQPRNLRCLFNGADRLTCSWEVKKAIITSVLFGLFFKDTPASAXVLCPWQCACTSPMELLLYPVPPDLSTTSFSPLREEECSPVHEKALPHIPYVVQSCDIPVRKPSSQSQYHVSVRAKMEEKRIEAHKNIKVQPPANVSVTVTENQEYELRWIKHTLAYGFIKQRYQVKYWKKKQDEETLRKLNISNDEPPFIFTLQMLAPSTEYRGKMRARVNTPLEYEGPWSEWSEEFTWKTGHALSPVVLPAIFPALIITLLIVAYCSYKYFLRKKQRWEEKIPNPSKSLLIQSYLGEAVSQWPASQVGFNGQNTSEEAEQINYLKVLDGMMTNSPAEFHGAEAKTVQFSHATLAPQNSGQTSGMPHKTSLSLPALVCPLNQTVCSSCLFARLACKSAAPASTALQTCFALNGPYLYSPVMSSQPDMHQTLAVDPVGFHEKSVSLQYVALPKEDCPQAPQKQEQPGAGPPQPFQLPNXKETMQHLDNDKEVSPAPPACGKTTNDRREEQKSPKALSCIMSPQQCPLEYITTESLLLPPASNSTHPPLVATGELPCDSQEPQSPSDHPCHDFSPGKTGVVVPVSGQAPTSSPELHLDVFGGPIGLHGHSEPTKMSLHIF encoded by the exons AGACTATCCCTATGAAGAGCTTGAGTTGCTACAACGACTACAACTCGCAGCTGACCTGCACATGGATGGAGCATTCAGAGGCTCATGCCCTCGTTGGTATGATTCTTTACCAAAGGGCTGATATGATAAC GGAGAACAAGGAGATGCTTTGCAAACACCAGGCAGAAAATGACTCACATGAGGCTCCAGACTCCTATGTGCACTGGGTTTGTCACAACACTGCAGAGTATTTTGGAATAGGGGTAGATGATATTTACAGCTTCAAACCTAACAAGATGCTTCAAGCAGAACTAAATGTGGATCTTTTCCAAAATG TTCAGACCCTCCCACCTCAAAACTTCTCAGTCAGCTTGACGAGATCAGGAGGTTTCTTGCTGACCTGGAAAGCAGCTGAGGGAAGCCAAGGGCTGGGCAATGCACTGGAGTATGAAGTCACTTACAAGCGGGAGTGGGAGTCCTGGGAG AAAGCTGCCTCGCTCTTGCTCTCAAACACCACACGTTGCCATCTCAGCCGTGAGGACCTTGTCCCGGGGAGCACCTACGTTGCCCGTGTGCGAGCCAGACCAGAGCAGGCCAGTGGCTTCCCTGGGCAGTACAGCGAGTGGAGCACGGAGGTGTCGTGGGAGACCCCTGAAG GTGGCCTTCAGCCCAGGAACCTTCGCTGCCTCTTCAATGGTGCAGATCGTCTGACATGCAGCTGGGAAGTGAAGAAAGCGATCATCACCTCTGTCCTCTTTGGCTTGTTCTTCAAGGACACTCCGGCATCAGCGTAGGTGCTCTGCCCATGGCAGTGTGCCTGCACCTCTCCCATGGAGCTTCTGCTCTATCCCGTTCCCCCTGATCTCAGCACAacctctttttctcccctcagaGAAGAGGAGTGCTCTCCTGTGCACGAGAAGGCTTTGCCCCACATCCCGTATGTGGTGCAGAGCTGTGACATCCCTGTTCGCAAGCCCAGCAGTCAAAGCCAGTACCATGTGTCTGTCCGGGCCAAGATGGAGGAGAAACGGATTGAAGCCCACAAGAACA TTAAGGTGCAGCCACCTGCAAATGTGTCAGTAACAGTGACGGAGAACCAAGAGTATGAACTGAGGTGGATAAAACACACTTTGGCATATGGTTTCATAAAACAGAGATACCAAGTCaagtactggaaaaaaaaacaggatgaAGAG aCTCTCCGGAAGCTAAATATCAGCAATGATGAACCTCCCTTCATCTTCACCCTGCAGATGCTGGCACCATCTACAGAATACAGGGGGAAAATGCGTGCAAGGGTGAATACGCCTCTGGAATATGAGGGGCCTTGGAGTGAATGGAGTGAGGAGTTCACCTGGAAGACTGGACATG ctCTGTCACCAGTGGTTCTGCCAGCAATATTCCCAGCTCTCATCATCACTTTGCTAATAGTTGCTTATTGCAGCTATAAGTATTTCCTCAG GAAGAAGCAAAGGTGGGAGGAAAAGATTCCGAACCCCAGCAAGAGTCTCCTGATCCAGAGCTACCTGGGG gaaGCTGTCAGCCAATGGCCAGCCAGCCAGGTGGGCTTCAATGGGCAGAACACTTCTGAGGAGGCGGAACAGATTAACTACCTTAAAGTGCTGGATGG AAT GATGACTAATAGTCCAGCAGAGTTCCATGGAGCTGAGGCAAAGACAGTGCAGTTTTCCCATGCTACACTGGCTCCACAAAACTCCGGTCAGACTTCCGGAATGCCACATAAAACCTCACTTTCATTGCCTGCACTTGTCTGCCCATTGAATCAGACTGTTTGTTCATCCTGCCTCTTTGCCAGGCTTGCATGCAAGAGTGCTGCTCCTGCAAGTACTGCTTTGCAGACTTGCTTTGCTCTCAATGGTCCATACTTGTACAGCCCAGTGATGTCCTCCCAGCCTGATATGCATCAGACCTTGGCAGTGGACCCAGTGGGATTCCATGAGAAATCAGTTTCCCTTCAGTATGTGGCCCTGCCAAAGGAAGACTGTCCCCAGGCTCCACAGAAGCAAGAACAGCCAGGAGCAGGTCCTCCACAGCCCTTCCAGCTCCCAAATTAGAAGGAAACAATGCAGCACCTTGACAATGACAAAGAAGTCTCACCGGCTCCACCAGCCTGTGGGAAAACCACGAACGACagaagagaagagcagaaatcTCCAAAGGCTCTTAGCTGTATCATGTCTCCGCAGCAGTGCCCCTTGGAGTACATCACCACAGAGAGCCTGTTACTGCCACCAGCCAGCAACTCCACCCATCCGCCACTTGTCGCTACTGGGGAGTTACCTTGTGACTCGCAGGAGCCCCAGTCCCCCAGTGACCACCCTTGCCATGACTTTTCTCCTGGGAAAACTGGTGTCGTGGTCCCGGTTTCAGGTCAAGCACCAACCTCTTCTCCTGAATTGCACCTGGATGTGTTTGGAGGCCCTATAGGTCTCCATGGACATTCAGAACCCACAAAAATGTCCTtacatattttttga